Below is a genomic region from Spirosoma radiotolerans.
CACTTTTTGATTATTCTGCACCCCGACACGTATGAAGATCGTCAGAATGCGTTTCCGGTGGTGGTCAACGAAGCGGTGCAGTCCTTCAAAGCGGTTATCGAATCGCATAGAAGCGCGTACGGACGCGTGTCGCCGGTCGCATCGAGCTGGTTTTTTAAGTTTGGTGCGGGCCGGGAGTTCGGCGGTGAGGCCGTTAGCCCGACGGATGTCAAAGTTATTGGGGCATTGACCGGTATTTTACCTGGCAATGTTCAGGCCAATGCACCAGCCGAGAAACTGAACGTGACGCGCCGGGTTAAACAAACCAACCGCTACGAAAAGGTCGATGTCGATCTGCACACCTTCCAGCACATTGATTTTCGCGAGCCGGGGGCATTTGTCGTAAAATTCAATTTCGACACACCCCTGAATTCATCCGCCCCGGCCAGTGGTGCACCACTAGCGAGTGCTACTAAGGTAATCCATTCGGCATTGCCCCGCAGTCTTGAGGCCGGATTGGCCCACATCAGTTACTACATAGCTGAGTTAAATAAAGAGGACACGTATGTGATGCGTGACCGGGAAATCGTCATAGCCCGAAAAGATACCGACAATCAGCATTTCCCGAACTACCTACTTCTCGAATCCGCTTACGTATCGAATCCGCACGCCCGAATTCGGTACAATGAGTCTACCCAATCGTTTCAGATAGCTTCGTTCAGCCGCAACGAAACCCGCGTCAACGAGCGACTCATTCCCCGGAGCGAACCGGCAAGCCCAACCTGGTTTGACTTACCCGAAAAAGCCCAGATTCTGCTCAACAGTATGGTGACACTTACCTTCCAAAGCAACGCATAAGCCCATGATCGACGTTCTGCTTGTTTTGTTACTTTTCCTGTTCGTCTGTTTTTTCGTCATCAGGCATTTTCAGGACTTACCCCGCTAATTATTGGTTTACCGTATTCGGTTTGTGGTATATCCCCATATCAACCAGACTAGCTTACCGAAACCAGTAAACCGTAAACCGAATTCTATACAATGAACGACTTACTGATCGCCGGGAAGACCGATGTGGGCCAACGGCGCAAGGATAATCAGGACACATTTATCTGCACTCCGCTCTGGTCAGAAGCCAGTGCCTTACTGGTTGTGATTGATGGTGTAGGGGGTTACGCCGGTGGTGATCGGGCGGCTGCCATTGCCAAAGAGTCGATTGAACGATATATGGCCACGCCAAATGGCGATCCGTTGTCCATGCTGCGCGAAGCCGTCGTTTTCGCCAACAACCAGATCAACGAAGAGCGCCTGAAAGAGCGTCGGTTGGGCCAGATGTGCTGCGTATTGACGGCGGCTCTGGCCGATAGCCATACCGGCAAACTCTACTTTGTGCATGTGGGCGATACACGTCTGTACCGCTACCGGCAGGGCAATCTGGTAAAGCTCACCCGCGATCACTCGATGGTGGGCGTTCGGGAAGATGCCAACGAACTGACCGAAGCCGAAGCCATGAGTCACCCGCGCCGAAACGAGATCCTGCGCGAAGTCGGCTCCACCACGCATCGGGTCGATGATCCAGATTTTCTGGAGTCGGACGAAACGGACTTTCTGCCGGGCGATCAACTGCTGTTGTGCAGCGATGGCCTGACGGATATGATCACACAGGCCCAGATCAAGGCAATCCTGAACCGGGCTATTCCAGTAGAAGAACAGCTTTTAGAACTGATTCGGGTGGCGAATCATCAGGGAGGCAACGATAACATTACGGTTGTACTGGCCCGAAACACCGCAAATAGTACTAACGCATCGGTTGTTGAACCGCTGGTAACAACGACTCCCAGCCTGGCCCAGAATACATCGGCGGCTCCCGTTTCGCCATCGGCTCAACCCCAACCGGCGGCTACGCCAGCTAAACGATCATCGACAGGCCGGTGGGTCGCGCTGTTCGCCTTGCTGGCCATTCTGGTGGCGGGTATTGTCTGGTATCAGTCCTGGCCATCGGGCAACACCCACGCCACGAGCGATAGCCTTAGGGCAACCGGTGCACCATCGGGCGATACAACCTTCCTGCTTTCGACGAGCCGTTCCCGCATTGATTCGCTCATCGAAGTGGCTACCCGAAGTTCAGACCATCGGTTGCTACTGACCGACGATACGATTCGTATCAGTCAACCGTTACTACTAACGGATTCGCTACTAGCTGTCATCGGCAGTAGCCCGCAAACGGTTATAATGCCCCTTGATTCAACCCATGACCAGCTTGCCATGCGCGTTGACCGCCGGGGGGCTGTTACGCTGGAAAATGTGGTTGTCAGTGGGTTTAAGACGGGAATTGAAACCA
It encodes:
- a CDS encoding FHA domain-containing protein encodes the protein MANQPGGWLGKLSNLIIPPSQTDTKTAPAVTNKRILDELIASFEDSIQRESVGTSLLFNAHFLIILHPDTYEDRQNAFPVVVNEAVQSFKAVIESHRSAYGRVSPVASSWFFKFGAGREFGGEAVSPTDVKVIGALTGILPGNVQANAPAEKLNVTRRVKQTNRYEKVDVDLHTFQHIDFREPGAFVVKFNFDTPLNSSAPASGAPLASATKVIHSALPRSLEAGLAHISYYIAELNKEDTYVMRDREIVIARKDTDNQHFPNYLLLESAYVSNPHARIRYNESTQSFQIASFSRNETRVNERLIPRSEPASPTWFDLPEKAQILLNSMVTLTFQSNA
- a CDS encoding PP2C family protein-serine/threonine phosphatase, with translation MNDLLIAGKTDVGQRRKDNQDTFICTPLWSEASALLVVIDGVGGYAGGDRAAAIAKESIERYMATPNGDPLSMLREAVVFANNQINEERLKERRLGQMCCVLTAALADSHTGKLYFVHVGDTRLYRYRQGNLVKLTRDHSMVGVREDANELTEAEAMSHPRRNEILREVGSTTHRVDDPDFLESDETDFLPGDQLLLCSDGLTDMITQAQIKAILNRAIPVEEQLLELIRVANHQGGNDNITVVLARNTANSTNASVVEPLVTTTPSLAQNTSAAPVSPSAQPQPAATPAKRSSTGRWVALFALLAILVAGIVWYQSWPSGNTHATSDSLRATGAPSGDTTFLLSTSRSRIDSLIEVATRSSDHRLLLTDDTIRISQPLLLTDSLLAVIGSSPQTVIMPLDSTHDQLAMRVDRRGAVTLENVVVSGFKTGIETTGETKLQLNRVYFSQVDLPVRATVRQDTCLNTVISVSVQKQPVAPKQPTAPKPIRP